The Argopecten irradians isolate NY chromosome 4, Ai_NY, whole genome shotgun sequence genome has a window encoding:
- the LOC138322256 gene encoding uncharacterized protein K04H4.2-like, translating to MDGTARTCPINGRCGPGYSCQYGYCCPVRVFTGVCTNGGDPAMTDDYFLGTCSAIKPCNQSGYTCDGGFCCPAKVFEGACPNGGEPAYHDHRPQTCHYNKTCNGGGMYTCDGGYCCPQRVAYSGPCPNGGMPAQMDGTDKLCDKDLDCGQGSYMCTNNRCCPVPVQSGMCPFNGIPDKMETGETRMCNRTTPCMSPGYSCQDGYCCPQKFSTEGKILY from the exons ATGGACGGGACCGCAAGGACATGTCCCATTAATGGCCGGTGTGGACCAGGATACAGCTGTCAGTATGGCTACTGTTGTCCAGTAAGGGTCTTTACAG GTGTTTGTACCAATGGAGGAGATCCAGCTATGACGGATGATTATTTTCTGGGTACATGTTCAGCGATTAAACCCTGTAACCAGTCTGGGTATACATGTGATGGAGGATTTTGTTGTCCTGCTAAAGTGTTTGAAG GTGCCTGTCCTAACGGCGGAGAACCAGCATACCATGACCACCGCCCACAAACGtgtcattataacaagacatgtaaTGGTGGAGGGATGTACACATGTGATGGTGGCTACTGTTGTCCTCAGAGGGTAGCCTATAGTG GTCCCTGCCCCAATGGTGGTATGCCAGCCCAGATGGACGGTACAGATAAATTATGTGACAAAGATTTAGACTGTGGACAAGGAAGCTACATGTGTACCAATAACCGTTGTTGTCCTGTCCCTGTACAATCTGGTATGTGTCCATTTAATGGAATCCCAGACAAGATGGAGACAGGAGAAACGCGTATGTGTAACAGGACCACTCCCTGTATGTCACCAGGATACAGCTGTCAGGACGGTTACTGTTGTCCACAGAAATTCTCTACTGAGGGTAAGATTTTATACTAA